The genomic stretch ATGCGTTTTTAAGAAATTACagtttgaaaatgtgaaaaaaaaaaaaaaactacattttcAAATGGCAAGCAAGGGAGTGTATTTCAAAAAtgcatgattttaaaagccaaattatgattttcaaatcgcaaacattttgaaatcactattttCTATATCGCACGTTTTGAAACAGCAAAACCAGACAAACCCTAAGTTATTCAACATGAGTTTGTTCAAGGAGTTTTAACATACTTTAATGCATCCAAATTAATCCCTCTTAAAGATAAATGGAACTGCAGTGACCTCAATTGGCTTCTAACTTAGAAAGCATTCGTTTATACAAGTAGggtgagaaaaacaaaaaaggatgcCTAAGTTAAACTCATGATCCCCAAGCTGATACTGTCCTGACTAACAACCATTCCCCATTTATTTTAGATTATGTCAAGTTCATTCAGTTGGCTCCAGAGGCCAATTCCTTTGTGATTTAGCCCACATTACTGTAGCTTACATCAGTGGAGTCTAGTGGTTTTTCAGTCAAAAAATTACATTTGGATAAATGCTGATTAAATCATTCTCACTTTGGGTATAAACCAAAGCAGATGGATGGATACTTGAATAATTCCCAACCAAATTAAAAGCAAGCTAAAGCATTCAAATAAGGAGATTTGCAATGTCCCAAAGGGAGCTAAATCAGagataaagaaagaaggaaaattgTTTCCTGGCTTTGGTAGTTGAGTACGAAGATGAATCTATGTGCTCTTATTTGAATCCCGGGGGAATAATGGGGCCCTCTTTCTAGAATCTAAGAGTTGTTCGAGCTTTTCATGATTTAGAGTCAGAACTCTTATGGATTCATTGTGCCTAATATTCTCGTTGCTAGTGGAATTGATTGTACATGATGGAAATTGAAAGGAAATGGAAGTTCAGTGTTTGCTCTTATTATGAAGCTTCAGAGGTTATATTAGGGGGTaatttccttggaagagtatttagTGTGGTAAAGTCCCTAAAAgagtccttttttatttatttttattttttttaaatccttgtACACAGTGTTACTTGTGTAAGTCACTATTGAATCCATTGATCATCTGTTGCTATATTGCTACTTTGCAACTTCACTATTGCATATATTTTCCACTGACTGGTAGCCATCAAACAGCCTCTCTAAGCAATAGTCATCAAACAACCCTACATCCAGCTCTAAAGACCTATCTTAGCTGCTCTCCAGAATATTCTGCACCCTAGTTGAGTATGCTCCTCAAGGTTTTAGGTTTGAAACCCACTGAGTGCAAACTGCTTCTTGGGGTCATCGGACTAGGGGTTTGCCCCTTAAATTAACCGAGGTGCATTTGTAGGAAACTCCTTGCTAAGGGCTTGTGCACCCCCGGGATTAGTCGGAGCTAAGCTCCGGATACCCGGTGCCAAATCAAAATATCCTGCACCCTAGTTCTCAATACTTGCAACTTCATAACCACCAAGATACAATCTTTTCAAGCCCTAATTCAATTCACAAACCTGAATCTTTTCTTCATCATAACAGTTCCTATCCTGAAGCACAGATGGACAGGTTTCTCAAATCTGTCCTGGCGTCATACCTGGATTTGCAAAGTTCACTACTTAAACTGGAATAGAACTCTCAAAATTTTCACTCTAAGTATATGCGTATTTAGGCCTTTTATAGCTACAGAattgactttaaaaaatataacgaAGGAGTAATATACCAGGACAGATTTATCTGATCTTGTTGTTTTAGCTTGATCCTCGTTTGTTATGCTGGAAGCAAATGTACAATAGCAGTTTATCAGATAGCCTTTTGTTCTGTATAACGCTTGTTTTGGTAAGTTTTATGTGTCACACCAGATACCAATTAGATACCTATCCTCCAAGTATAGCATAACCACTTCATTTAAAGCTGATATTTTTCATTCTGCTTGTTATATTCGCCTATTTGGTTGTACATGATGAGTCCACTCATCAACACAAGGGAAAATCTAGGATAGTTCAAAGGTCTGTTATACTATATACACATTTATTGCCTACATTCCACTATATTATGGTATTCTTTTGAGTTGATTTTCCAAATGCATAAAAAACACTAGGGAAAGTCAGGCcaagtaaaaggaaaatgaagaacTTTACGTACTTCTCAATAGCATCTCAAGGGCTGTGTGGAAAAATGAAGGAAATCAATCTAACATAATTTCCAACTCCTAAAATTCGTAATCTAACATAATCGGTATGATTAAATTGTAGAATTAATTCCACTTGACAGAAGAATTTGAgacaacttatatatatatataaagcacacaaaaaatttgaaaagcaaTTTTGGACCAAATTCACATGTTAttgacaaagaaagaaaattactatttgaGGACTCACTTCATGAGGATATCATGGTACTCAGGATCCAAAGAAGAAAGCATTCCATCCACATCCTTTATAGCCATTAGAGCTCTATGCACCACTATCCAATTCGCCGACTGCATAACCCCTAGATCACATCAAACTCTCCTCATTTCCACAATAGGTTAAATCaactaaaacataaaacacaacAACCAGAATATCTCGCGTTTAATTGCCAATAAAATGTAGGCAAAAGAACCCAAATTGAACTCCGAAGCTTATATTTTCCAAACTCCGCCCATGAACTTGGCGAAACAACGGAAAATGTCCGTTTGTTTACCGAGAAAaggcaggaaaaaaaaaaaagaatttatgaTCGTGAAACTTTTACAGAGTGAATTCAGCCTGACAACACTATTTCGCGCGATACAACTGAGTTTTCTATTGTTTACAGAAACCACAGACATTGACCCTCAAATTCaaacttcattttattttctttccacGATTTTCTCGGGAACCGAACATggtaaaaatcaaaaaagaaaaagaaaaaacctaattagagagagagagagagagagagagagagagagggagacagaGCACAACCTTGCAACGTTCGTCTCGGGTCATTGGAGGCGAGCCTTCGAGGGCAGTTTTCAGAGCTTCAACTGGCTTCAACCTGTACGGAccagaaaaaatcaaaattttgtgGGGTCTTACGGTGTAGAAACGAAGAAATGAGTGGGTTTTACTGCAAATCCAGCAAAAAAGTAGGATGAAAAATTGTTACTGTTTGAGTAGGCTCTCGATCTTTCGAGACTTGTGCTCGATTCTGGTGATTATGGCCTCCGCATTGTCTGCTTCCACAAATCCCCCTGTTGCtgccattctctctctctcagggaTTTTTCTCAGCAGGCCAAGCAATGAGAAAATTCCCAAGAAAGTAGTTCATGATTCACCAGCTCACTAGACGGTGTCGTTTTATTGGATGGGCTATTGGGCATGAATAAGATCAATATTTTGGGCTTATATTTCGATCAATGTACCATGCCCCAAGTCACAAACATACGCCAGTTGTCAGTCGTTTTTTTGGATGGGCCATTGGGCTCGAACCCCGCCCATCTCCGAATCTTCAACATCAGAGTCTCCAAAATAAATCAAGACAGTAAATCCAGTAGTTTTATGTATTttatcaagaaaaatgaaattatttgatataaaaaaacaatcatattattttttaatatttcaaactGAGATATTTGCTTCATATTTGAAGTACAAAACACTCAATTTACTTCGAActtactctcaatttcaaaatgTTTACAATCAAAAGTTAGTATGAAGCGTTATATATCatgaaaaattagattttttttttttttttttggatgagtaGATATGtcaggaaagaaaaacaatgcaTGTATAAATAACCTCAACGCCTCCTCATGGGAATTGTTGTTTGGTTCTATGACTTTTTGTGTTAATCATGCGACGCAAATTGCGCTGGATTTAGTGGTCATGATAATgatgccttttattttttgcattagACTTGGAAGAGCATTTACATTCTAGCtagttttcttatatatatatatataccaacctttttaaaacatttatattttattctttattttaactatgagaaatgtttggttttcatTTCTTGTCCATCTTACACGAGATAAGCAAATTCATTGTTGAATATGTAGGACCACATGTAGGTCCCAttgattcaatgatgatttttgatttttgattttttttttttaaaatgacggACCAGAGATAAATATATAACACTTCTcttttaattataaacttttaCTATGAAATTGTATTTTCTGCATTCTATTATCCATTTCGCGTACATCTTTTCTAAGTTGGCATACTtcatttattgttatttatttatttatttttcaattaatggTAAATGGAGGATGCCAAATCGGTGGAGATGATCGTTAGAATGTAAATAAACATTTCCCCTTTTAagattctatttaaatattctttctttttcaaagcaAGTAATCTAAAGTTAGGTATGTATCTTATCATGAGTAAAAAAGTTATGTATTTATTTGGTGAGCGAGCACCACTGGAGGCTACAACTCAccaatttttgaactaaaataactaaaagaatACAACCatattttcatccaaatttacATTCCCTCTGGCTGAAATAACTTTTGCCCAACCAAACATGAATGCTCTAAGCCTATAAGCTTTGTAACCCAACCCAAAGTCTTTTTGACCCCAATATAGGGTTAGAAAAACAGAAACCTTAGATGCTATAGGTGCCTCCTGATTTCATTGGACTTGCACTCATTGGAGCAAAGGTTGTCCCTATAACATGTATTTGTGTTTGTctattctatttctttttcatccTCTAGAGTATTATTTGTTAGGGTTTAActgggtttttattttattttattttttttcaagagaattGGAACATGTGTCTCATAACAGACATAAAAAATTGTATATCCTAATCTTAATGGGTCCGATTCCAATTATAACTAAATCCAAGTTTTTTGAATAACTCTacaatatatacatcattaaattcataaaatttagagaaaataaattgtatttagTCCCAAAGTTTTCATCTaatttgaatttagtcatttagttttcaattttaagaataaagtcCTTAAGTTTTTCCCAAGTTTTAAATTGGCTACTGCTACTCTATCACTTTACTGTCAAAGTTAATAGTTTTCTATCTATCACATGTATATCATTTGACACGTTGAGGTCAATTTCAGTGTCAAAGTTAACAGTTTTTCCTCTAACATTACAAATTTAGAAGAATATGATCCTAAAGATATTATTTTGTTCCTggagttgggtttttttttttttcctataaataacTTGTCGCTTAATGATATGACATGAAATATGAATGCTAGTGTGTTAATTTTATTGAGACACACATGACATATGacaaatcattcattttgaCGAAAAAGTGACCGAATGACCTTTTTAAAATAGGAATAAAATCTAAGGACCatgtttttgaaattaaaaaccaaagaaTTTAATTCATATCAGACAAAAAGCTAgggctaaatatgattttttccaATTGAATctaaaccagaaaaaaaaacctttctATTACATTTATTATGGTCGGTAGAGACAAGTTTATAGAATTTGGAAAGACAAAACGACAACAGCATTTTGGAAGGCAAAACGACAACAGCCTTGCTCATATAGTCATATAAAAGAACAAGGTCAATTCCGTCATTCAAATTGAACGGTCACAATAATGATACTTTTTGAATTCTGCTGCCTCCTCACAcactttttcctctctctctctctctctctctctctctctctctgtatatACTTTTGCTTACCAACAAAGTCTTCCTTTCTTCATCATCCCCATTTCACCAAACCCAAAGCTCACGGGAACCTCACTGTTCTCAAATGGCGGATTCGAGCCCTTACACCAAGACCCACTTCCCATTTTCAGAGCGGAACTCACCAATTCAACCAAAACCCAAATGCCAAGGTAAGTCCTTCACCAACTTCCTCTGCAAATCTCTCTTCTTTGCGCTCTTTCTCGTTGTTCTCCCGCTGTTCCCTTCACAAGCTCCCGAATTTGTCAGCCAAACCATTGTTGCCAAGTTTTGGGAGCTTATTCACCTTCTCTTCATCGGCATTGCTGTGTCTTATGGCTTGTTTGGTCGAAGAAAGGTCGATTTGGACATTGAAGAAACTCACTCGAGTTTCGATACTTCCCAGTCTTATGTGTCTAGGATGTTTAATGTTTCTTCTATTTTCGAAGATGGGTTCGAAAATCCATGTGGGTCTGATGAAAAGAGACTCGTTCATAGTTGGAATACTCAGTTTGTTGAGAGTGAGGATTGTTTTGAATCTAGTGGTGTTGAGGAACAGCAAAAACCCCAATTTTCGATGCCTGAAAATGGTTTTGAAAACCCATATGGTTGGAATTCTCAGTACTTTCAGGGTGAACCCATGGTTGTATTGGCTCAACCAAATTATGGTCTTGATGAATTGGGTAAATCTGCATCTATAATCGATAATAAGCCGTTGGGATTGCCCATTCGGAGCTTGAAATCGACGGCGAGAAAGCTAAACAATCCTGAGTTTATTAATGGAAGTGAGTCTGGGAATTCAGGTTCAAAGGGGTCATCTAATAGTTCTGATAGAAGTAAAATTGGGGGTTTTGGAGATTTAGATCCTATGAATTTGGAACAGAAATTCAATGAAGCTTCTGCAGCTTCCCCAATTCCATGGCGTTCGAGATCTGTAAGGATggaaatgagagagaaagagggggCTGCTAGCCACCCTTCACATTTTAGGCCCCTCTCGGTTGATGAAACTCAATTTGAGTCGCTCAAATCGCAGTCTTTTAGGTCCACAGGATCTTTCTCATCCCAAAATAGTTCAATCTCTCCCTCAAACTCGATTTCCTCGGATTTACTGAATTCGAGTATGGAAGATTTGGGAGAAAAAAAGAGTTTGCATAGGCCTTCTCCTGAGGCTTCACCATCACCACCAAAACCAACAAATGGCAAGGCTTCATTGAATGGATTGCATTCTCGGCGTTATAGTCTTGGTTCAATGTCTAGAAAGGATGCCTCGAGAAGGCCTTCTCCTGAGGCTTCACCATCACCACCAAAACCAACAAATGGCAAGGCTTCATTGAATGGATTGCATTCTCGGCATTATAGTCTTGGTTCAATGTCTAGAAAGGATGCCTCGAGAAAGCCTTCTCCAGAGGCTTCACCATCACCACCAAAACCAACAAATGTCAAGGCTTCATTGAATGGATTGCATTCTCGGCATTATAGTATTGGTTCAATGTCTAGAAAGGATGACTCGAGAAACTCtgaaaatgagtcaaaggaATGGAGTAAGGGTAGAAGAGAGGATCCATTGGGTGGTGAAGATAACGGGACGGATTCTTTGAAATCGAACATGAATCCGGCAAGCCTCACAAAAGCTCCGACAAAGGGAAAATCAGTGAGAACAATTAGAGCTAGTGGACTGACTGCAGGAGCCGGAGCAATGAAAAATGAAGAGATTTTGCAAAACCAAATTGATGACAAGAGCAAAAAGAAActtgaaaatttgaaagaagCACATAGGAGGACAGATAAAACAAAAGTTGGACTTGATGGTCTGATGATTGACACCAGTAAGCAAAGTCTTGATAATTTCTCTCCTATGCCAAAGGAAACATTCTCAAAGTatcacaaaaaggaaaaagaagaatttcATGAGAATGTAGCTGTAGGGTTTGAAGAAAACTCAGATAATGAGGCTGGAAGTTTTCAAGTAAGCTCGGAGGCATATGATGTCTCTGGCTCTGGCTCTGTCAATGATGCAGGACCAGACTCTGATGAGGTTGATAAGAAGGCTGGTGAGTTTATTGCCAAGTTTAGAGAGCAGATTATGCTTCAGAAAATGGCATCAATTGAAAGATCAAGAGGGCTACATACAGGTGGAAACTATTTTAGGTGATATATAAGCTTATGCTGCTATATAGATTTCTATCAAAGTGGATATGAAGTCCGTGTCTCTTCATACAGTCTTCTTTTCATCCTGGTCTCTTATCAATATATGCTTTATCTTTCTAGTACACTTGGGATGTTCATCTACTTACAATTATATGTGGTGGAGATAACTTTATATCTATCAACTTTTTGGGGGAGGAAACATTGTCATTTCTTCACCTCTGTAATGGCATTGGCATATTCAATGAAAAGATGTCATAAAAATTGCATTAATCAGTACCACCACTGAATTTTGTTGTTGACTTTTGCTGTAACTTCCATTGGTATGTTTTTCTACCTATGTGTTGATGGATATGgatacataatccacatacaaAAGTGTTATTGATAAGTAGATGCTACAACATTATATCTATGAGATTATATTGGATAGCTCATCATGTTTGTGAAAAATGGGGAGCCTAAATAAACTTAGCAATTTCTTCTGTAGCATTTTAGTTTGTAGTAAATTCTTTCATAAGATTTGATAAAGGGGGTGCCCAATTTTCCCCTTTGATTACGTTTCAGTAAAACGAATTTTGCTTGAAATTCTTGACCTATACGGAATGTCATAATCTTAAATTGCCAATGCTAAGTGGTTGGTTTTGTATTGGCTATGCAAAGTAGAATAGATTAGATCTCAGTGAATAGTgagatctttttttatttttattttttttttaattttttattttatttttatgtcggGAAACCTCTCCAAGACAGGGCCCTTCGGAACCACTCCCGCAGAATAAATCCCGGTCTCGTGCACTGCACCTtcggaagtttccctacacggaacTAGTTAAATTGCTGGCTTTTCACCAAGGGGTAGCGCCCTAagggattgtttgcacccatgagaTGTTGAACCTTAGATCTTGAAAGGAAAAAACCCTCAAGAAcaaggccttcaccacttgggccaacccctttAATAAAGATATATTGTTTTTGCTTACATATTTTTTCATGCACAAAGCCTAGTAGTCATGTTTTTGTTCTGAGAATGGCTTTCAAAAGGTTCATTTCCTAATGTATTGTAAGGATCATCAAATGCGTCAAGTTGCAGGGCAATCTACCCATTGGTGGAAACGTGGGGTAGGATGTCCATTACCTTATTTGCATTTCTGCCTAACCATTCTAGCacagaatttttcctttttgttaacCATTCTAGCACAGGTAGGGATGCTCACAAATCAGGATTATGTCAAGTTTGATTAAATAAGTCGATTTATGAAATCTTTTTGAACATATGTTTTATTAAGAAAGATTAAGAATAGTGTTTTAGTATGTAAAAAATATGGGATAGagaaaacattaaattaaatataatattacatttaaaaattgattcaTATATAACAGTATATATTGtaacaataacaaatatatatatatatatttgtctcaGCACACCAGCCAATAACTCTAAAATCTCCAAACATAAAACAAGATCAATAAATTCCATGTAAAATTCAACCCTCAAATGACATAGTTTTGGGTCCAAAATGGTTCaacttaaaaactcaaaaaaaaaaaaaaagaaaaaaaaaaaaaaaagggtatcaAATTAGGTAGTAGAAAATCCCTAATTAGCATTATTCCACAactcaaaaaatattatttgaaatgAGGTACAATTGAGAACTGCTATTCAGCAAGTCTTGTTCTGTCGCACATTCTTTGTGAAGCTTGAATATGAATCTGTAACTATAACATGCTTTATGTCTGAAATGTAGCATAATAAAGAACGTGAGTAATGAAGAACATGGAAAAACATGAATTGAGTCAAGTAAAAGGGTCAATtacataaaaattattcttaatgaacaaattacaagcaaaaaagaaaagaaaagaaagcttaTTACCCTTTTATCACTAGGCATGGCTATTGGATGCCCAAAGCCATCAAGTAATCATCATCTCACCCGTCCCTTTCAAGTGTTACATctataatttcttaaattttcatttctttgtaTGATGTTTCTTCATCTATTTGCATATCTTTGTGAAAAAGATTCTCTATAGTCATGCTAAAACTACTTGAGGATGTTGTATTAAATGATTGGtataataagatatatatatgtgactTGGATGTGTCcctttttatttacttttaacgAGAAAACTAAAATGTAATATGTGATGACAAGGAGCTTTAGTATCGATTATGAAAAACGAAATAGCTAAATCATAATTAGAACATACAATAAAGAGACAAATCATCATTGGATTTGCAGGTTTACATGTAGGTCTTATacattcaatggtagatttttaaaaatatatatagagatgGTTAGGAGAATGAAGCTTAAACTTTCTCCCTAGAAATATATAAAGTTGAAATGTCTTCTTTTGTAGTATATATGAAGATTGATAAGCATTTTAAGAAAGAAACAACATATCGTTTCCATTTTTGCGTTGTAGGTAATTAATTTAACAACCAATAAAtggatggagagagagaggttaCGAAATGTTTACTAGACACTTCGCTGATAATTGTGCGTATAAACGACATCTAACTGCttcttgaaatatttttcataacatTCTCCGAAACAATTACTAACATTGTTGTGTTCTACTATGCAAGCAGTCATACAAAGTATATGTGATAAAGTCATCTTCTCCTCGGCATGTTGATTCACCCAGCATTTATAATGACCAACTGCAGCACAATCATTAAAACCAAACAATTGATGCTTAGACAAGAGATGAAGTGgccatattttttttcacaatcttCAATTTCACTTGCAAAACATGTATGTATTGTTCCTTGGACTTTGTCAAATTCAGAGAAGTGAGGATACAAGATGGGtagtggagagagagaaaaagaggtaTGGACAAGGTTATTAGCTTGCACTTTTATGAGAAGAAAGATAAGCAATTCCATCGTCACTAGCATATATAAGTTTCATAATACATTTGCAACCCATGGATTTTCTTCCactttagaaacttttttattttgatgactataaaaaaatatgattatgGCTTAACCCTTATATATTGTAtcaaatttacttatttttaatgtaattttattcaaataagtgtttttttaatagttgtAACTTTTGAAACAATTACCGTTTATTAATTAAGTGCCTTTTGGGTTAAGTAATATCATTTTGCAAAGATATCAAGGTTTGTtttcaaatagttttttttttttttttaggggaatcTTTCAcattcattcattgaaaaaacaTTAAGAGCATAAAGCCCTTACATCAGATagcataaagctctgataaatcatagccaCTACATTGAAAAGCACATTCTctcatgaaataaataatttaagaaaaaaaaaaattgtaagtgaTAAAGAGACATTTAAAGGAAATGTATAAATCAACTTAACCAAGGatggaaaaaaaatgtagtgATGCAACACTAAAAGGAATGCAAAATACTATGTCacattatttaagaaa from Corylus avellana chromosome ca1, CavTom2PMs-1.0 encodes the following:
- the LOC132188998 gene encoding actin-related protein 2/3 complex subunit 5A, whose product is MAATGGFVEADNAEAIITRIEHKSRKIESLLKQLKPVEALKTALEGSPPMTRDERCKSANWIVVHRALMAIKDVDGMLSSLDPEYHDILMKYLYRGLSTGDRPTCDQCLRIHEKLTEKAGLGCILRSLADTVNTV
- the LOC132191827 gene encoding uncharacterized protein LOC132191827, producing MADSSPYTKTHFPFSERNSPIQPKPKCQGKSFTNFLCKSLFFALFLVVLPLFPSQAPEFVSQTIVAKFWELIHLLFIGIAVSYGLFGRRKVDLDIEETHSSFDTSQSYVSRMFNVSSIFEDGFENPCGSDEKRLVHSWNTQFVESEDCFESSGVEEQQKPQFSMPENGFENPYGWNSQYFQGEPMVVLAQPNYGLDELGKSASIIDNKPLGLPIRSLKSTARKLNNPEFINGSESGNSGSKGSSNSSDRSKIGGFGDLDPMNLEQKFNEASAASPIPWRSRSVRMEMREKEGAASHPSHFRPLSVDETQFESLKSQSFRSTGSFSSQNSSISPSNSISSDLLNSSMEDLGEKKSLHRPSPEASPSPPKPTNGKASLNGLHSRRYSLGSMSRKDASRRPSPEASPSPPKPTNGKASLNGLHSRHYSLGSMSRKDASRKPSPEASPSPPKPTNVKASLNGLHSRHYSIGSMSRKDDSRNSENESKEWSKGRREDPLGGEDNGTDSLKSNMNPASLTKAPTKGKSVRTIRASGLTAGAGAMKNEEILQNQIDDKSKKKLENLKEAHRRTDKTKVGLDGLMIDTSKQSLDNFSPMPKETFSKYHKKEKEEFHENVAVGFEENSDNEAGSFQVSSEAYDVSGSGSVNDAGPDSDEVDKKAGEFIAKFREQIMLQKMASIERSRGLHTGGNYFR